From the genome of Paraburkholderia aromaticivorans, one region includes:
- a CDS encoding HdeD family acid-resistance protein, producing the protein MVRLVMILLGVDYLRTRWRSLRLVGCVSLLLGIFVFIDALDSALYFPITPFAFLLLLEGLATLAVAWTGMGGQRTLRYVKGIAFATAAALILIGHEHGNFILSMIFGTLFFADGLLQIVSAKVVRYRTWRLAMIGGAVEIALAIFFYQPYPTHYVGTVPYCLGLGLIFGGWNMILLSTRVRRLASNPAVAANGGLAANASPADAGLAAASELAASRVIAHEWDGPPAADEAALTVHVWTPVGSAKSEARRQPIVDRYIAAVDRNGVISTGHAALESPEGIYISLYPGVEIDRSPDDFARLLRATRENDVPGLFQPDYATESKAWCPSTVQVRIRNYDPVRLRRFWDTYRQDTTYNLTHRNCSSSVSRALEAAIEGASARVWGGLGGWRPFLRVITTPELWVAAQVRKRAATMAWTPGLTLDYARALSMLADPRPSGWVKMARLAVRRMVRSSQQWREEARHAHVAEDTAPRTVRE; encoded by the coding sequence ATGGTTCGTCTGGTCATGATTCTGCTGGGGGTCGATTACCTGCGCACGCGCTGGCGGTCGTTGCGGCTCGTCGGGTGCGTCAGCCTGCTGCTCGGCATCTTCGTATTCATCGACGCGCTCGACAGCGCGCTCTATTTTCCCATCACACCGTTCGCGTTCCTCCTGCTGCTGGAGGGGCTCGCCACGCTGGCCGTCGCCTGGACCGGCATGGGCGGGCAACGCACGCTGCGCTACGTGAAAGGCATTGCCTTCGCCACCGCGGCCGCGCTGATTCTCATCGGCCACGAGCACGGCAACTTCATTCTGTCGATGATCTTCGGCACGCTCTTTTTCGCCGACGGCCTGCTGCAGATCGTCTCGGCCAAAGTGGTCCGCTATCGCACCTGGCGGCTCGCGATGATCGGCGGCGCGGTCGAAATCGCGCTGGCGATTTTCTTCTATCAGCCCTATCCGACGCACTACGTCGGCACGGTGCCGTACTGTCTCGGACTCGGCCTGATCTTTGGCGGCTGGAACATGATCCTGCTGAGCACACGGGTGCGCCGGCTCGCCTCGAACCCGGCGGTCGCCGCGAACGGTGGGCTTGCCGCGAACGCCTCCCCGGCGGATGCCGGCCTCGCCGCCGCGAGCGAGCTCGCGGCCAGCCGCGTGATCGCCCACGAATGGGACGGCCCGCCCGCCGCCGACGAAGCCGCCCTGACCGTGCACGTGTGGACGCCGGTCGGTTCGGCCAAAAGCGAAGCGCGGCGGCAGCCGATCGTGGATCGTTATATCGCGGCGGTGGATCGCAACGGTGTGATCTCGACCGGACATGCCGCGCTCGAATCGCCCGAGGGCATCTACATCAGCCTGTATCCGGGCGTCGAGATCGACCGCTCGCCCGACGATTTCGCGCGGCTTTTGCGCGCCACGCGTGAGAACGACGTGCCGGGGCTGTTCCAGCCCGATTACGCGACGGAGTCGAAAGCGTGGTGTCCTTCGACCGTGCAGGTGCGCATCCGCAATTACGATCCGGTCCGGCTGCGTCGCTTCTGGGACACGTATCGGCAGGACACGACGTACAACCTCACGCACCGCAACTGTTCGAGCAGTGTCTCGCGCGCACTGGAGGCGGCGATCGAAGGGGCATCGGCGCGCGTGTGGGGCGGTCTCGGCGGATGGCGGCCGTTTCTGCGCGTGATCACGACACCGGAGTTGTGGGTCGCCGCGCAGGTGCGCAAGCGAGCCGCCACCATGGCATGGACGCCCGGCCTCACGCTCGACTACGCGCGCGCCCTCAGCATGCTGGCGGACCCGCGGCCCTCGGGCTGGGTCAAGATGGCGCGCCTCGCGGTGCGCAGAATGGTTCGCTCGAGCCAGCAATGGCGCGAAGAGGCGCGTCACGCGCACGTTGCCGAGGACACCGCGCCTCGCACGGTGCGTGAATGA
- a CDS encoding recombination-associated protein RdgC, whose protein sequence is MWFKNLQLHRLPAPWSVTPEQMQKWLAPHAFAPGNSVEMQSHGWASPRDNDALVYSLNGQMLLVFRAEKKLLPASVVTQVTRARALELEEQQGFKPGRKQMRELKEQVTDELLPRAFSIRRDTRVWIDCKNGWLVIDAASQAVADEVRGLLVKSIDQLPLGTVRVTHSPVAAMTEWLLAGEGPAAFTLDQDTELRSPTEGNATVRYVGHTLDAEDMRRHIEAGKQCMRLAMTWNDRVSFVLTPSLTIKRIAPLDVLKEASDPTAQNDDERFDSDFTLMTAELDRMLCDLLDALGGEQGEAIPQAAAA, encoded by the coding sequence ATGTGGTTCAAAAACCTTCAGCTTCACCGTCTTCCCGCTCCGTGGTCCGTCACCCCGGAACAGATGCAGAAGTGGCTCGCGCCGCATGCGTTCGCACCCGGCAACAGCGTCGAGATGCAAAGCCACGGCTGGGCCTCGCCGCGCGACAACGATGCGCTGGTGTATTCGCTCAATGGCCAGATGCTGCTGGTGTTTCGCGCCGAAAAGAAACTGTTGCCGGCTTCGGTCGTCACGCAAGTGACCAGGGCGCGCGCGCTCGAACTCGAGGAACAGCAAGGCTTCAAACCGGGCCGCAAGCAGATGCGCGAACTCAAGGAGCAGGTCACGGACGAACTGCTGCCGCGCGCCTTCAGCATTCGCCGCGACACGCGCGTGTGGATCGATTGCAAGAACGGCTGGCTCGTGATCGACGCGGCCTCGCAGGCGGTTGCCGATGAAGTGCGCGGCCTGCTGGTGAAATCGATCGATCAATTGCCGCTCGGCACGGTGCGCGTCACGCACTCGCCGGTCGCGGCCATGACCGAATGGCTGCTTGCCGGCGAGGGTCCTGCGGCCTTCACGCTCGACCAGGACACCGAGCTGCGTTCGCCCACGGAAGGCAACGCGACCGTGCGCTACGTGGGACATACTTTGGATGCCGAAGATATGCGCCGTCATATCGAAGCCGGCAAGCAATGCATGCGCCTTGCGATGACCTGGAACGACCGCGTGTCGTTCGTGTTGACGCCGTCGCTCACGATCAAGCGCATTGCGCCGCTCGACGTGCTGAAGGAAGCGAGCGATCCCACCGCGCAGAACGACGACGAACGCTTCGATTCCGACTTCACGCTGATGACCGCCGAACTCGACCGCATGCTGTGCGATCTGCTCGACGCGTTGGGCGGCGAGCAGGGCGAAGCGATCCCGCAGGCCGCGGCGGCGTAA